The segment TATCCTCGAAGCCCGTACGCAACTTCGTGGCCTTGTCGTCGACGCTCCAGCGCAGCCCCACGATCGCCGTGAGCCGATCGCTCAGGCGGTAGTCGAATTGCCCGTAGATCGCCCACGCATCGTTGTCGGTCCAGTATTCGTAATCCGGCACCGTGCCAAGCAGCACACTCTTGCCAAAGCAATCGCCTGCGCACAGGTAATCCTGGGAATCCTGATCCAGCCCGCCGAACGCGAGCAGCGCCGGAAATACGTAACTCTGTGGATCGAGCTGTCGCCCTTCCTCGTGGAAGTAGTAGACACCCGCGTTATAGCCGAAGCGTTCATCGAACAGTCGACCCACGAGTTGAAACTCCTGCGACCACTGCTCGTGCTTGTTGAACCCTCCCGGGCTGGTGGTGGAGAAGGCCGTCACCCAGGTGCCGGCGGGCACGAAGCTGCCGTCGAAATCCGGTCCCAGCAGACTGCTTCCATCAGCGAGGTAATCGCCGGGAAACGCCTGCCGGTCGTAACTATTGTCAAATTTGCGCCAGGACGAGATCGATTTCAGGGTCGCGTTGTCGAGGTCGAAACTGACCGTGAGTGCATGTCCATCGATCTCGAGCTTCTGATCCTTGTCATCGTGCGCGTACGGCAAGTGACCCCGGCGGCGCTTCGACGCCGTCGCCGCCATGTTTTCGTAATACGACCCGCCGAGCATCAGTTGCAGCGGGCGCACGAAACTCGCCTGGGTCAGGTTCGTGTTCGAATCCTGCTGGAAATGATCGTAGGTGTAATCGGCCGTGACCCGGTCCGACGGTGTCCAGCGCAACGCTGCACGCCAGGCCTGCTGATCATACTGGCCGAGTTCGCCACCGGTGATGCTGCTCTTCGCCAGACCACCACGTTCGCCATGAATGAACGACAGCTTCGCGGAAAAATCCCCGAAGGCACCGGTGTCCAGCGAGGTTGCCGACCGCAGCAGATCACGCTCACCGACCGTGAACTCCTGCTTGAACCCGAATTCGGTACCGGGTTTCGTGGTCACGATATTGACAGCACCGCCGGTGGTGTTGCGTCCATACAAGGTGCCCTGCGGCCCGCGCAGTACCTCGATGCGCTCCATATCGACGATCTCGAACGCCGCTGCCGAACTCCGGCCCAGATACACACCGTCCACATAGATGCCGACCGTGGGATCGACGGCCAGCGACGGCTCACCCGAGCTCACACCACGGATACCCATCCCGTACGCGTTCTGGCTCCCCGGCGTCTTGTTCATGGTCAGGTTCGGTGTATACGCAGCGATATCACCAGTCTCAATCGCGCCCAAGGCATCGAGACTGGCCGCATTGAAGGCCGACAGCGAAATCGGGGTTTCCTGTAGTGAGGCCTCGACACGTTCGGCGGTGACGACGATCTCCTCGAGCCCGTGTCCGGGGTTGTCCTGTGCCCGGACATGCTGCGCCGCGGTGGCCGCCGCTACGGTAGAAATCGTGACGGCAAGAAGGCGTGCAGCGCGATTGAACACACTCATCGGATGCTCCATGGAATGGTTATGGATCGGCATAGAGCAAACGATACATGACGATCGTCTTGTTAGCAAGTGGACTGTCATGCGCACATGATGTCCGTCTTTTCGATACACTGTCGCGGATGCGGAAACCAGGAAACAGACACACTGCATGACACGTACACCCTTCCCCAAGGTCGCCGACACGGCGCACGAAAGGCGGACCCACATCATCGAAGCGACTGCCGCCTTGATGGCGCGCGCGGGGCTTGCGGGCATATCGGTGCGCTCGGTTGCCGAACACGCAGGATGTTCCCGTGGATTGGTCGAACACTATTTCAACAGCAAGGCCGAACTGCTCGCTGCGGCGGATCTCTGGGTCAACGAGAGCTATCTCGAGCGGGTTGCAAACGCGGTCGGTGATCGTCGCGGGCTTGCCGCACTCGAGGCGCGCCTGCGCAATCTGCTGCCGTATACCGAATCGGTGCTGGACGAATGGCGCGTGCGCCTCGAGTTCTGGCGCCAGGCCGGTGTCAACTCAACGACTGCGCTGCACAACAGCGAATCGTTCTATGCTGCCTACGAGCAGATCCTCACCGACGTGCGTCATGCACAGGCGCATGGCGAAATCCCCGACTCCATACCGCTGATCGAGAGTTCCGAACTCGTGCTTTTTTTCGTGATCGGCATCGCGACTGCCTG is part of the Pseudomonadales bacterium genome and harbors:
- a CDS encoding TetR/AcrR family transcriptional regulator, whose translation is MTRTPFPKVADTAHERRTHIIEATAALMARAGLAGISVRSVAEHAGCSRGLVEHYFNSKAELLAAADLWVNESYLERVANAVGDRRGLAALEARLRNLLPYTESVLDEWRVRLEFWRQAGVNSTTALHNSESFYAAYEQILTDVRHAQAHGEIPDSIPLIESSELVLFFVIGIATACITTERLRQQRPLDRRIEMILGMLKTDTLAALRIGDPEIEF
- a CDS encoding TonB-dependent receptor, whose translation is MSVFNRAARLLAVTISTVAAATAAQHVRAQDNPGHGLEEIVVTAERVEASLQETPISLSAFNAASLDALGAIETGDIAAYTPNLTMNKTPGSQNAYGMGIRGVSSGEPSLAVDPTVGIYVDGVYLGRSSAAAFEIVDMERIEVLRGPQGTLYGRNTTGGAVNIVTTKPGTEFGFKQEFTVGERDLLRSATSLDTGAFGDFSAKLSFIHGERGGLAKSSITGGELGQYDQQAWRAALRWTPSDRVTADYTYDHFQQDSNTNLTQASFVRPLQLMLGGSYYENMAATASKRRRGHLPYAHDDKDQKLEIDGHALTVSFDLDNATLKSISSWRKFDNSYDRQAFPGDYLADGSSLLGPDFDGSFVPAGTWVTAFSTTSPGGFNKHEQWSQEFQLVGRLFDERFGYNAGVYYFHEEGRQLDPQSYVFPALLAFGGLDQDSQDYLCAGDCFGKSVLLGTVPDYEYWTDNDAWAIYGQFDYRLSDRLTAIVGLRWSVDDKATKLRTGFEDIGHATLKADDSWNHFNPSFTLTYQWSDSVMVYAKYSTGYRAGGYNIRASTSAGFAKPADEETVESWEVGGKSEWFDNRLRLNGALYFYEYDDRQVEQFEAGSGGASSVIVNAGSSEAKGVELELTAAPVDDLLLTLNYGYVDTQYNRFVTSVMNPVTGFPKMDENYEPVVTDIATVASTIFGSPKHQAALIMQYSFPSTSIGTFVAQVDTTYASARNFHSQLNRYDRSGRHTVWNARLTLQDIPVPRGDLSLALWGRNLGNEEVREWGIDFGALGYATNTYRELRSVGADLRYVY